In Rhodococcus pseudokoreensis, the DNA window GCTTCCCGTACCGCTGCACGGTCGCCACCGCCGCGGTGAGTCCGTCGGCGAGTTCGGTCAGGGTCGGGGAGTCCCCGGCGGCGCATCGGGCGATGTCCCGGAAGAACATTCCGAACAGTGGGCCGCTGGTGCCGCCGGTGCCCAGGAACCCGCGCGAGACGGCGGTGAGCCAGGCGGTGAACGTCTGCGGCGACGTCGCGGCGATCTCGTCCTGGACCCGGGTGAATGCGGAGGTGAGGTTGGTGCCGAAATCGCCGTCGCCGGCCTGGCGGTCGAGTTCACCGAGGGAGGTGGCAGCGCCGCCACCGGCCGAGGTGCCCAGCACCGTGGTCAGCATCGCGGCCACCCAGCGGGGCGCGAAAGTCGTCGGCAGTGCCGTCGTTGTCGTCGAGGTCATGTGTTGGGCTCCTTACCAATTCAGCGCAGGGGTCCGCACCGGTGCGTCCCACAGCTTCAGCAGATCGGGGTCGGCGGGGGTCAGGGTGACCGAGAAGCCGTGCATGTCGAGTGAGGTCACGTACGTGCCGACGAGGGTGCGCGCGACGGTGATGCCCTGCGCAGTCAGGAGTCGGTGCACGCCGCGGGCGGCGATCGACAGTTCCAGTGGGTAGGCGCCGCCGAGCCCGTTGACGATGGCCAGCACGGCGGAGCCGCGCCCCAGCCCCAGATCCCGGACCAGCGGGGTGACCAGCATTTCGCTCAGTTCGTCGGCGGAGGCGTACCGGGCGCGGGAGATGCCGCGTTCGCCGTGGATGCCCACCCCGAGTTCGACCTCGTCGGCGGCCAGGTCGAACGCCGGGCGGTCCTGGCCGGGGTGGGTGCCCGCCTGCAGGGCGAGACTCATCGTGCGGGATGTGCGAGCGACGCGGCGAGCGGCGTCGGCCACCTCGGTGAGCGAGCCGCCGAGTTCGGCGCGGGCGCCGGCGATCTTCTCGACCGCGACCACTGCCGCGGTGCCGCGGCGGCCAGGCCCGTCCCCGTCCCCGTCGTCGGTGTCGGTGTCGGTGGCGAGGTCGTTCGTCGACCACCACCATCTCGGTGTCGACGGCATGATCGCCGGCCAGCTCGCCGGCGATGGTGAAGTTCAGGACGTCGCCGGTGTAGTTCTTGACGATCTGCAGAACTCCTCGACCGCTGTCGGCGGCCAGGGTGCCCTCGTGGACCTGCAGGGCGGTGGGGCTGGCGAAGACTGCGCCGGGGACGGCGACGTCGAGCATGCCGCGGCCGACGAACCCGGCGTGCAGCGGTTCGTGGCCGGAGCCGCCGCCGGAGACGAGTCCGACTTTGTCGCGGGCCGGAGTGGCCCGCACGATCAGTTGACGGTCGGTGTCGTAGGACACCAGGTCGGGGAAGGACAGTTCCATGCCCTCCAGCGCCTCCGTCACGGCGGCGCCGGGATCGTTGATGATCTGCCGTTTCATTGCGGCGGCTCCTTCGAAATCGAGTACTGCGGTGCGCCGCTGCGCGGCACGGGTGGGATGTCGTGGGGTGGAATGCCGGGCCGCCCCCTGGGCGGAGGCGGCCCGGCTGTCTGGGGGGGACCGCGGACCGGGTGTGGTTACCGGCTCGCGTCGCCGGTCACCGCGGTGTTGTTGTCGTGGTGGTCGATGACGTGGTGCGTTTCGACGTCCAGGTCGCTCAGGCTCAGTCCCTTCTCGACGATCTCCTGCGACTCGGGCGGCAGGGTCAGCCAGTGCACGCACAGGGCGGCGACCACGTACAGCGCGGCGAAGACGATCGTGACACCGCCGGCGCCGATCAGGTCGAGGAAGACCGCGACGATCAGCGGGCCGACGAAGGTGGCGGCACCGGCACCGAGGTTGAGCACGGCGATCGCATTGCCCTTCTTCTCAGGGGCCATCAGGGACATCAGCACCGAGATGGGGGTGAATCCGGCGAGGGTGATGCCGAACAGTGCGGCGCACAGTGCGGCCACCCAGTACGCCCCGAAGGTCTGCGGCAGGAAGTACAGCAGCAGGCTGCTGACCGCGCAGCCGAGGCAGCCGAAGATCCGGAGGGTCCGGTGCCAGCCGATCTTGTCGCTGACGATGCCGAAGATCAGGTTGGCGAAGATGTTGGAGGCGCCGACGATGAACACCAGGCGCAGCCAGCCGCTGGTGCCGAAGCCGAGTTCGTCGGAGAAGATCTTGGGCAGAAACACCAGGAACCCGAATTGTGGTGCGGTGTTGATGATCCGGATGACGCAGCCGAGCCCGACCCGCGGGTTCTGGAAGGCGATCGCGATGCTCGCGACCAGGCTCTGACCGGTGGTGGTCGAGTGTGGGGCCAACCGGTCACCGCCGGCGACGCGGCGCAGTCCGAGCAGGGCGAGCAGGCCGCCGGCGATCACGATACCGAACGACAGCCACAGGGTGGTGTATTCGCCGATGATGGGCTCGGTGCCGCTGGCGAGCAGCGAACCGAGGGTGGGCAGGCCGCCGGTGAAGGCGAAGTAGAACCAGCCGACGGCCGAGCCGAGGCGGCGGGCGGGACTGGCGGCGAGCACCCACACCAGGAAGCCGTATGCGAACAGGGGGTATCCCAGACCGCGGATGCCGTAGCAGATCAGCATCAGCACGTAGTTCTCGGTGCCCAGGGCGACGGCGAGGAACAGTACCTCGAAGACGCCCCAGATCGCGAGACCGAGCCACATCACCCGGCGGGGCCCCCACGTTTCCGACAGTGCCCCCGACAGCCAGGATCCGAGGGTCACCATCAGGCCGTAGACGCTGATGACGATCGCGGCCCGAGAGTCGCTGCCTGCGCCGTGGTCGGCCAGATACGGTGCGATGTAGCCGGATTCGACGCCGTCGCCGATCATGAAGAACAGCAGGCCGACGAAGCCGAGGAACAGCGTCGGGGGAAGGCCGATCCGTTCGATGAACGAGGCGAATCTGCCTTCGGAGATTTGATGTTGCATCGAAATGTCCGATCAGGAGTGGGGCAGGATATGGACTTTGAGGGCCGAGTCGCTGTGTGCGGCGGCAATGGCTTCGCCGTATTCGGCGAGTGAAAATGTGTGTGTGACAAGCTTTTCTGCGGTCTCGGTGATGGACGGCATCATCGCGACGGCGTCGGCGAAGGAATTCGCGACAGACTGTGAGCCGACGAACGTCAGCTCGCGGTCGAACAGATCGTAGGGCCGCAGGGGGATCGTCTTCTCGGAGCTGACCACACCCATCTGCAGCAGGGTGCCGCGCTTGTCGAGCAGGTCGATCGCGGCGGACACCGCGGCCGGGTGCCCGCTGGCCTCGAGCGCGATGTCGGCGCTGCGGGCCGGCAGGTTCTCGTCCGGTGCGAACGCGGCGTCGGCGCCGAGATCGAGGGCGGCCTTGCGGCGGGCCGGGCTGGGCTCGACGACGTGAATCGTGCGAGCACCGGCGGCGCGGGCGACGACGACCGCCAGCAGTCCGATCGACCCGGCGCCGAAAACGGTGATCCGGCGGTCGGTCAGCGACGGGGACCGGAAAAGGCCGTGCAGTACGCAGGACAGCGGTTCGATCAGCGCCCCGGCGGCCATGCTCATGCCGTCCGGTAGGGGATAGACCACCTTGGCGGGCACGCTCACCAGGTCGGCGCACGCGCCGTCCGAGGTGACGCCGATCGGCACCAGGTAGTCGCAGAGGTTCGGGGCGCCGGCCAGGCAGTCCGCGCACTTGCCGCAGGCCACGTTCGGATCGACCGCAACGTGCTGCCCGACCGTCAGGTTGTCGACACCGGGCCCGACCTCGACGATGCGGCCCGCGAACTCGTGACCGGGCACCACCGGGAACCGTCCGGTCGGGTAGTCGCCGATCACCAGGTGCAGGTCCGTCCCGCAGACACCGACCGCGGCCGGTTCGATGACGACCTCGCCGACCTGGGGCACCGGTGCGGACGTGTCTACCAGCTGATGATTCCCTCGCCCGTCGAGCACCACTGCGCGCATGTCGCTTCCTCCTCGCTTCTGCGCCGTTCGGTCTGTGCCCGTCTGTCGGACTCACCAGCGCTGTGACGGACATTACAGCGATGTGTTCGTATTGTCTAGCTCATACGTACTGTACGTACAATCAAGATCGGAAAATACGGCCGGATGAACTCACTACGGGTGCTCAGGCAGTCCCGGCGCGACCGCGCACGTTTAGTCTTGCTGCATGACCTGGGCGGTGCGGGACGGCGACGAGGACGAATTCGCGTACGTGTTCACCGGCGAACTCGCTCAGCGTGTGGTGGACGAGGTGAGCCCTCGCCTGGACTACAACATCAATCTGATGGACCGCAACGGCCGAATCATCGGGTCGGTCGACGGGACGCGTATCGGTACCGTGCACGCCGGTGCGCTCCAGGCCATCCGCGACGGCCGGCGAGTCCTCGTGGACGCCGACGAAGAATCTGCGGATGTCCGAGCCGGGATCAATATTCCTCTGACGCTCGACGGGCGGATCGTGGGTGCCGTGGGGGTCACGGGCGAACCCGCGGAGGTCGAGTCGGTGTGCAACGTCCTCGCGCTGACCGTGGAACTGTTGCTGCGAAATGAGCAGCACCGGGACAGTTCACGATGGCGGGAAGCGGCCGTGCGCGAACTGCTCCTCGGCCTGGTGAACGGAACCGTCACCGAGAACGGCCTGCTGGAAGCGTTGCGCCACATCGGTTCACCGATGGCCCCGCCGTGGAACATCGCGGCGGTCGTCCCCGCTGCGGGCGGTGGATCGTGGTCCCTTCCCTCATCCACGTCGGTGGCCCTGCTTCGGCGGGTCCAGGGGATTTCCGGTGTGGTTGCGGCCGAATTGCAGGGCGCGGTGTGGGTTCTGAGCGGTTCGGTGACAGACCGCACCCTCGCCGCGACCCGGCAGCGGCTGCGTACCGGCGACGTCCGTCTCGTCACCGGCAGACATGCCGCTTCGTCTCGTGAATTGTCGGTGGACGCTGCCCGGCTGGGCCTCCTCCTGGCCCGGGCGCACCTGCTGCCCGCGGGGGAGGAGACGGAACTCTTCGCGCTGGTGCCCGAAACAGCTGTCGCACAGCAGTCCCGGGAGATTTCCCATGACACCGTGGAGCGTGTCCTCACGCCGCTGTCCGCGACCCTGCGTGAGACCGCTCGCGCCTTCCTCGACCACGATCTGTCGATCGCGGCGACGGCGACCGCGCTCGAGGTGCACCGCAACACGCTGGTCCAGCGACTCGATCGGATCCAGCACGTGACCGGACTGAACCTGCGCACCTTCGACCACGCCGTCGCCATGCGGCTGGCACTCCTCGCGGCCGCGGCGCTGGAGGATCCGTACCCCGGAGC includes these proteins:
- the dhaL gene encoding dihydroxyacetone kinase subunit DhaL; the encoded protein is MTSTTTTALPTTFAPRWVAAMLTTVLGTSAGGGAATSLGELDRQAGDGDFGTNLTSAFTRVQDEIAATSPQTFTAWLTAVSRGFLGTGGTSGPLFGMFFRDIARCAAGDSPTLTELADGLTAAVATVQRYGKPQVGHKTMVDALVPAAQKLSEQAAAGVDPVRALNASAEAARAGALTTRDIVARRGRASYVGEVARGVLDPGAAAVALMIQCAAAAVAGHDGPVDTAWTH
- a CDS encoding dihydroxyacetone kinase subunit DhaK; translated protein: MPSTPRWWWSTNDLATDTDTDDGDGDGPGRRGTAAVVAVEKIAGARAELGGSLTEVADAARRVARTSRTMSLALQAGTHPGQDRPAFDLAADEVELGVGIHGERGISRARYASADELSEMLVTPLVRDLGLGRGSAVLAIVNGLGGAYPLELSIAARGVHRLLTAQGITVARTLVGTYVTSLDMHGFSVTLTPADPDLLKLWDAPVRTPALNW
- a CDS encoding MFS transporter, with the protein product MQHQISEGRFASFIERIGLPPTLFLGFVGLLFFMIGDGVESGYIAPYLADHGAGSDSRAAIVISVYGLMVTLGSWLSGALSETWGPRRVMWLGLAIWGVFEVLFLAVALGTENYVLMLICYGIRGLGYPLFAYGFLVWVLAASPARRLGSAVGWFYFAFTGGLPTLGSLLASGTEPIIGEYTTLWLSFGIVIAGGLLALLGLRRVAGGDRLAPHSTTTGQSLVASIAIAFQNPRVGLGCVIRIINTAPQFGFLVFLPKIFSDELGFGTSGWLRLVFIVGASNIFANLIFGIVSDKIGWHRTLRIFGCLGCAVSSLLLYFLPQTFGAYWVAALCAALFGITLAGFTPISVLMSLMAPEKKGNAIAVLNLGAGAATFVGPLIVAVFLDLIGAGGVTIVFAALYVVAALCVHWLTLPPESQEIVEKGLSLSDLDVETHHVIDHHDNNTAVTGDASR
- a CDS encoding alcohol dehydrogenase catalytic domain-containing protein, whose protein sequence is MRAVVLDGRGNHQLVDTSAPVPQVGEVVIEPAAVGVCGTDLHLVIGDYPTGRFPVVPGHEFAGRIVEVGPGVDNLTVGQHVAVDPNVACGKCADCLAGAPNLCDYLVPIGVTSDGACADLVSVPAKVVYPLPDGMSMAAGALIEPLSCVLHGLFRSPSLTDRRITVFGAGSIGLLAVVVARAAGARTIHVVEPSPARRKAALDLGADAAFAPDENLPARSADIALEASGHPAAVSAAIDLLDKRGTLLQMGVVSSEKTIPLRPYDLFDRELTFVGSQSVANSFADAVAMMPSITETAEKLVTHTFSLAEYGEAIAAAHSDSALKVHILPHS
- a CDS encoding sugar diacid recognition domain-containing protein, coding for MTWAVRDGDEDEFAYVFTGELAQRVVDEVSPRLDYNINLMDRNGRIIGSVDGTRIGTVHAGALQAIRDGRRVLVDADEESADVRAGINIPLTLDGRIVGAVGVTGEPAEVESVCNVLALTVELLLRNEQHRDSSRWREAAVRELLLGLVNGTVTENGLLEALRHIGSPMAPPWNIAAVVPAAGGGSWSLPSSTSVALLRRVQGISGVVAAELQGAVWVLSGSVTDRTLAATRQRLRTGDVRLVTGRHAASSRELSVDAARLGLLLARAHLLPAGEETELFALVPETAVAQQSREISHDTVERVLTPLSATLRETARAFLDHDLSIAATATALEVHRNTLVQRLDRIQHVTGLNLRTFDHAVAMRLALLAAAALEDPYPGA